The proteins below come from a single Phorcysia thermohydrogeniphila genomic window:
- a CDS encoding pyridoxal-phosphate-dependent aminotransferase family protein, giving the protein MRTIKKRLLTPGPTMVPERVLEALSRPVLYHRSPEFKEIFLDTRERLKKLFRTDGEVLILTSSGTGAMEAAVVNLFKPGDSAVVVVGGKFGERWKELCEVYGVRPVVIEVEWGRSVNPEDIEKAIKENPEVKGVLVQICETSTGTIHDVKGIGEVLKNYPDVLLIADGITAYGVYDIPTDEWGIDVAITGSQKALMTPPGLAVISLNERALKRLEEVETRSYYFDLKKELKNQKKGQTAYTTGTSLVVALNEALKMIEEEGLANVAKRHELLAKATRAGVEAIGLKLFSERPANGVTAIYAPEGINGQDVVKIAREEFGVTIAGGQAHLKGKIFRLSHMGYVDIFDVLTALEVTEFALYKLGYRKFSLGDSLRAAMEVIEKC; this is encoded by the coding sequence TTGAGGACCATAAAGAAGAGACTTTTAACTCCCGGGCCGACAATGGTGCCCGAAAGGGTTCTTGAAGCTCTCTCAAGGCCTGTTCTCTATCACCGCTCTCCAGAGTTCAAGGAGATTTTCCTTGACACGAGGGAGAGGCTAAAGAAGCTCTTTAGAACGGATGGAGAGGTTCTCATCCTTACCTCCTCTGGCACCGGTGCAATGGAGGCTGCTGTTGTAAACCTCTTTAAGCCCGGCGACAGCGCCGTTGTAGTTGTTGGAGGGAAGTTTGGTGAGAGGTGGAAGGAGCTCTGTGAAGTTTACGGGGTAAGGCCAGTTGTTATTGAAGTTGAGTGGGGAAGGAGCGTAAACCCTGAGGATATAGAAAAGGCTATAAAAGAAAATCCAGAGGTTAAGGGAGTTTTAGTCCAAATATGTGAAACATCAACGGGAACAATTCACGATGTAAAGGGAATAGGAGAGGTTTTAAAGAACTACCCTGACGTTCTCCTTATTGCTGACGGAATTACTGCTTACGGCGTTTACGACATTCCAACCGACGAGTGGGGTATAGACGTTGCAATAACGGGCTCTCAGAAAGCCCTGATGACTCCTCCCGGACTTGCCGTTATATCTCTAAATGAGAGAGCTCTCAAAAGGCTTGAAGAAGTAGAAACGAGGAGCTACTACTTTGACCTTAAGAAAGAATTAAAGAACCAGAAGAAGGGACAGACGGCCTACACTACGGGAACGAGCTTAGTCGTTGCCCTAAACGAAGCCCTCAAGATGATAGAGGAAGAAGGACTTGCTAATGTTGCTAAGAGGCACGAGCTCCTTGCAAAGGCCACAAGGGCAGGAGTGGAGGCCATAGGACTGAAACTCTTCTCTGAAAGGCCTGCCAACGGCGTAACTGCAATTTACGCTCCAGAGGGTATTAACGGTCAGGATGTAGTAAAAATTGCAAGAGAAGAGTTTGGCGTTACAATCGCTGGAGGTCAGGCGCACCTTAAAGGAAAAATCTTCCGCCTTTCCCACATGGGTTACGTTGACATCTTTGACGTTTTAACGGCTCTGGAAGTAACGGAGTTTGCCCTTTACAAGCTCGGATACAGGAAGTTTTCACTTGGAGACTCCCTAAGGGCTGCTATGGAGGTAATTGAAAAATGTTAA
- a CDS encoding flavin reductase family protein, translating to MLKTAVVGKAEQKLISKLIFNTVVPRPIAWITTLSKEGVINLAPFSFYNAVTTKPPIVVVSIGKRKDGKLKDTARNIRETGEFVINVVSKDFLEKMHISGKDFPPEVSEAEELGIELEPSALVKPPRVKGIPAALECKLKEIVEIGDTPMDLVIGEVVAINYREELLETQKGIVGRLGGKRYFVVDEEIDLSDL from the coding sequence ATGTTAAAGACTGCCGTTGTCGGTAAAGCTGAACAGAAACTTATCAGCAAGCTCATTTTCAATACAGTTGTCCCAAGGCCTATTGCTTGGATTACGACTCTTTCTAAGGAGGGGGTAATCAACCTTGCCCCCTTTTCTTTCTACAATGCAGTTACAACAAAACCACCGATAGTTGTCGTCTCAATCGGTAAGAGGAAGGACGGAAAGTTAAAAGACACAGCAAGGAACATAAGGGAAACCGGAGAGTTTGTAATTAACGTTGTCTCTAAAGACTTCCTTGAAAAGATGCACATTAGCGGTAAAGATTTTCCTCCAGAAGTTAGCGAGGCAGAGGAGCTCGGTATTGAACTTGAGCCCTCTGCTTTAGTTAAGCCTCCAAGAGTAAAAGGTATTCCGGCAGCTTTAGAGTGTAAGTTAAAGGAAATCGTTGAAATTGGTGACACGCCTATGGATTTAGTAATTGGTGAGGTTGTGGCGATTAATTACAGGGAGGAGCTCCTTGAAACCCAAAAAGGCATAGTCGGCCGCCTTGGCGGAAAGCGCTACTTTGTGGTTGATGAGGAGATAGATCTATCAGACCTCTAA
- the pyrF gene encoding orotidine-5'-phosphate decarboxylase has protein sequence MIIVALDFDSAEKALNLVDTVKEYTPYFKVGLELFSRCGTSIVKEISDRSCKVFLDLKYHDIPNTVKSAAKVAIEAGVWMYNIHALGGYEFMKSVAEFNREYAEKIGVKPPLLIAVTVLTSLSNEDLRLVGIESDVDAEVLRLAELAKKAGLDGVVCSAKEVRKIKENLGEDFITVTPGIRPSWAAKNDQKRVVTPRDAVKLGTDYMVIGRPITRAPSPAEATKRILDEINSLEV, from the coding sequence ATGATTATCGTAGCTTTGGACTTTGATTCTGCAGAAAAAGCGTTAAATCTTGTTGACACTGTAAAGGAGTACACCCCCTACTTTAAGGTAGGGCTGGAGCTCTTTTCCCGCTGTGGAACGAGTATAGTTAAGGAGATTTCAGATAGAAGCTGTAAGGTCTTCCTTGACCTTAAGTATCACGATATACCAAACACCGTTAAGTCTGCTGCCAAAGTAGCCATTGAGGCAGGAGTCTGGATGTACAACATCCACGCCCTCGGTGGATACGAGTTCATGAAGTCTGTCGCCGAGTTTAACAGGGAGTACGCCGAAAAAATCGGAGTAAAACCTCCCCTCCTTATAGCCGTAACGGTTCTCACAAGTTTAAGCAACGAGGATTTAAGGCTTGTCGGAATTGAATCTGACGTTGACGCAGAAGTTTTAAGGCTTGCAGAACTAGCCAAAAAAGCAGGCCTTGACGGAGTAGTTTGTTCCGCAAAAGAAGTAAGGAAAATAAAGGAAAATTTAGGAGAGGACTTCATTACAGTTACTCCGGGAATAAGACCCTCTTGGGCTGCCAAGAACGACCAAAAGAGGGTAGTAACCCCAAGGGACGCCGTAAAACTTGGAACGGACTACATGGTCATAGGAAGGCCAATAACGAGAGCTCCCTCCCCCGCCGAGGCCACCAAGAGAATCCTTGATGAAATAAACAGCTTAGAGGTCTGA
- a CDS encoding homoserine dehydrogenase, translated as MESFKVGIVGCGTVGGGVVKLLLENAKVIERRIGKKVEIAFVADKEIEKVKRLGIPEEKIFDDGFKALSKECDVVVELIGGTTIAKEIILKAIEKGRHVVTANKALLAESGEELFKKARERGVSLKFEASVGGGIPVIKALREGLSGNRIKRIYGIINGTANYILTEMTEKGVDFETALKKAQELGYAEADPTLDVEGFDAAHKIAILSTLSFGRWVRTENVFVRGIREITPLDIELAAEFGYRVKLLAISKVVDGKLEVRVHPTMIPEEHILSSVNGVFNACLIEGDFVGETLYYGMGAGERPTASAVVADIVDIAMGNTYDVPEELFSDDEKLEIKAPDDFISSFYLRFTAVDRPGVLAKISKVLGDYGISIKMALQKSINVNGGVPVVMTTHPAPKRKVQEAINRIDSFDVILSPTFVCMIEEL; from the coding sequence TTGGAGAGCTTTAAAGTTGGAATAGTTGGCTGTGGAACTGTCGGAGGGGGAGTTGTAAAGCTCCTCCTTGAAAATGCTAAGGTGATAGAGAGGCGAATCGGCAAAAAGGTAGAAATAGCCTTTGTTGCAGATAAAGAGATTGAAAAAGTTAAGAGGCTTGGGATACCCGAAGAGAAAATCTTTGACGATGGATTTAAAGCACTTTCAAAAGAGTGCGACGTAGTTGTTGAGCTAATAGGTGGAACTACAATCGCCAAGGAAATTATCCTGAAGGCAATAGAAAAGGGAAGACACGTTGTAACAGCAAACAAAGCGCTCCTTGCAGAAAGTGGTGAGGAGCTCTTCAAAAAAGCGAGGGAAAGAGGCGTCTCTTTAAAGTTTGAGGCAAGTGTTGGGGGAGGAATTCCGGTAATAAAAGCCCTAAGGGAAGGGCTTTCAGGAAACAGGATAAAGAGGATATACGGGATAATAAACGGAACGGCCAACTACATACTTACCGAGATGACAGAAAAGGGCGTTGACTTTGAAACTGCCCTTAAAAAAGCTCAGGAGCTCGGCTACGCCGAGGCCGACCCTACCCTTGACGTTGAGGGCTTTGACGCTGCCCACAAGATAGCGATACTCTCAACCCTTTCTTTTGGCAGGTGGGTAAGAACTGAAAACGTCTTTGTCAGGGGAATCAGGGAAATTACCCCCCTTGACATAGAGCTGGCTGCAGAGTTCGGCTACAGGGTAAAGCTCCTTGCCATTTCCAAGGTCGTTGACGGAAAGCTTGAAGTTAGGGTTCATCCAACGATGATTCCAGAGGAACATATCCTCTCAAGCGTTAACGGCGTCTTTAACGCCTGCCTCATAGAGGGGGATTTTGTCGGAGAGACCCTCTACTACGGTATGGGAGCAGGTGAAAGGCCAACGGCAAGCGCCGTTGTGGCAGACATAGTTGATATAGCTATGGGTAACACCTACGACGTTCCTGAGGAGCTCTTTTCTGACGACGAAAAGCTTGAAATAAAAGCACCGGACGACTTTATTTCTTCCTTCTACTTAAGGTTTACAGCTGTTGATAGGCCGGGAGTTCTCGCAAAAATCTCCAAAGTTCTCGGTGACTACGGAATAAGCATAAAGATGGCACTTCAGAAGAGCATTAACGTTAATGGTGGCGTTCCGGTGGTTATGACTACCCACCCAGCCCCCAAGCGTAAAGTTCAGGAAGCTATAAATAGGATAGACAGCTTTGACGTTATCCTAAGTCCTACATTTGTCTGCATGATAGAGGAGCTGTAG
- a CDS encoding ATP-dependent helicase: MALEGLLETLNTEQKEAVLYFDSPLLILAGAGSGKTRVITYKIAYMVKELKVRPERILAVTFTNKAAREMKERVEKLVGQEAPVFVATFHSFCVRLLRAHSKRVGYSPNFLILDTDDKRRLLREVIRDLNLDPERYSPSAIASVISNIKNGLYSEESMSVYYDRIKDVLEAYNRRLRENNALDFDDLLIYGRELLKDPELQKRYSNYFAYVLVDEYQDTNNLQYEIVRALSKEKGNICVVGDEDQCIYTWRGANIENILSFERDFPNAKIIKLERNYRCTKTILEAANAVIKNNRLRKGKVLFTDNPKGELIRVFTAETDTEEAKFVASTIKQLIKKGKKPSDIAVFYRTNSQSRVLEDALRREGISYQIVGGVKFYERKEIKDVIAYLRVALFETDTISLFRILNTPRRGLGTAVERELRAILQSEKSNIKALELLKERVSEKQRRAVSDLLSTVENIKEKVHTLPPYDLIKFIVVATGYEEFLRKEHPEDWESRMENVRELGNTLQEFAEREKLTGEGLYLEFLNTITLSSDQDELKEGEKVTLMTVHASKGLEFPIVFITGLEEGLFPHVKSLDTTEEVEEERRLFYVAITRAMELLILSRAKKRRVFGSLKDVKESRFLSEIPSHLVKEVKRKGTVKKESPVAVTLPKKERKPKIVFHQKFGKGVVRRVEGQGENAKVTAFFANYGEKTIVMKFLKILA, from the coding sequence ATGGCATTGGAAGGACTCCTTGAAACTTTGAATACGGAGCAGAAAGAAGCGGTTCTTTATTTTGACTCTCCCCTTTTAATCTTAGCTGGTGCTGGTTCTGGAAAAACGAGAGTTATTACGTACAAGATTGCCTACATGGTCAAGGAGCTTAAGGTCAGACCGGAGAGAATCCTTGCCGTTACCTTCACTAACAAGGCGGCAAGGGAGATGAAGGAGAGGGTTGAGAAATTAGTTGGACAGGAGGCTCCTGTCTTTGTTGCAACCTTTCACTCTTTCTGCGTAAGGCTTTTAAGGGCTCACAGCAAAAGAGTAGGTTACAGTCCCAACTTTTTGATACTGGATACAGACGACAAGAGGAGGCTTTTAAGGGAAGTCATTAGGGACCTTAACCTTGACCCTGAAAGGTACAGCCCTTCTGCTATAGCCTCCGTCATAAGCAACATAAAGAACGGGCTCTACTCTGAAGAGTCTATGTCTGTTTACTACGACAGGATTAAGGATGTCCTTGAGGCCTACAACAGGAGGTTAAGGGAGAATAACGCCCTTGATTTTGATGACCTCCTAATCTACGGAAGGGAGCTCCTTAAAGACCCAGAGCTCCAAAAGCGCTACTCCAACTATTTTGCCTACGTTCTCGTTGACGAGTATCAGGACACAAACAACCTCCAGTACGAGATAGTTAGAGCTCTATCAAAGGAAAAGGGTAACATCTGTGTCGTTGGGGACGAGGACCAGTGTATATACACGTGGAGGGGAGCAAACATAGAGAACATCCTCTCCTTTGAGAGGGACTTCCCCAACGCAAAAATCATAAAGCTTGAGAGGAACTATCGCTGTACGAAAACAATCCTTGAAGCTGCCAACGCAGTCATAAAGAACAACAGGCTCAGGAAGGGAAAAGTACTCTTTACAGATAACCCCAAAGGCGAGCTGATAAGGGTCTTCACGGCAGAGACAGACACGGAAGAGGCAAAGTTCGTTGCCTCAACTATCAAGCAACTCATAAAGAAGGGAAAAAAGCCTTCAGATATTGCTGTTTTTTACAGGACAAACTCCCAGTCGCGGGTTCTTGAGGACGCCTTAAGGAGGGAAGGTATCTCCTACCAGATTGTCGGTGGCGTGAAGTTCTACGAGAGGAAAGAGATAAAGGACGTAATTGCCTACTTGAGGGTTGCCCTCTTTGAGACTGACACGATTTCCCTCTTTAGAATCTTAAACACTCCAAGGAGGGGCCTTGGAACGGCCGTTGAGAGGGAGTTAAGGGCTATTCTCCAGAGTGAGAAGAGTAACATCAAAGCTTTAGAGCTCTTAAAAGAAAGGGTTTCCGAAAAACAGAGAAGGGCAGTTTCAGACCTCCTTTCAACGGTAGAGAACATTAAAGAAAAGGTTCACACCTTGCCCCCTTACGACCTCATTAAGTTTATAGTTGTAGCTACCGGCTATGAAGAGTTTTTGAGGAAAGAGCACCCCGAAGATTGGGAATCCAGAATGGAGAACGTGAGAGAGCTCGGTAATACCCTGCAGGAGTTTGCAGAAAGGGAAAAGCTGACGGGCGAGGGGCTCTACCTTGAGTTCCTAAACACAATAACCCTCTCTTCAGACCAAGATGAGCTAAAAGAGGGTGAGAAAGTTACCCTTATGACCGTTCACGCCTCTAAGGGCCTTGAGTTCCCGATAGTCTTTATAACGGGACTTGAGGAGGGACTTTTCCCTCATGTGAAGAGTTTAGACACTACCGAGGAGGTAGAGGAAGAGAGGAGACTCTTCTACGTAGCGATAACGAGGGCGATGGAGCTCCTAATTCTTTCCCGAGCTAAGAAAAGAAGGGTCTTTGGAAGTCTGAAAGATGTAAAGGAGTCCCGTTTCCTTTCAGAAATTCCCTCACACCTTGTAAAAGAGGTAAAGAGGAAAGGAACTGTCAAAAAGGAGTCTCCCGTTGCAGTTACCTTGCCCAAAAAGGAAAGGAAACCAAAGATTGTGTTCCACCAGAAGTTTGGTAAAGGTGTAGTAAGGAGGGTTGAGGGACAGGGTGAGAACGCAAAAGTAACCGCCTTCTTTGCAAACTACGGTGAAAAAACGATAGTGATGAAGTTTCTTAAAATACTCGCTTAA